CTGTCCGCCTCCATTTCTCGCCCCCGCCGCTGACCCTGCCCACCGGTTGTCCACCACCGCCCGACCGGCGGCATCATCGCCGCTGGCCTCGCCGCCCAcaacccgcctcctccgccgagccGACCGCCGCCCACGGCCATCCCTCTAAAGCCGCAGGCCATGGAAGCTTCCCCAACCCCAAACCCCGGAAACCCGccgacctccgccaccgcccgcgaccggcggcgctcaccgccgaccgccgccgcccacaacCCGCCGGTGGTGGTCTTGTTACCTTCTTCTTCCCATTTGTtacattcttcttcttcccctttgCTTTTCTACTGTAATGGGAGGGCCTCTCGATGTAGGATTATCGTTACGTGACGCACCACCAATTTTAATCATAACATGATTAGCTTTTTCCAATCAGTGAACGGTAATCTAATAATTCATCCATTCTGTGCACATTAATGGTAACATGATTAGCCTAGATAATGCTGATCTTATTAGATCGCATGCGATGCACCATAACATGCACGTTTCAAACCATGTACGGGATTTTAGAACATGATCGTATAACACTCACCATAGGATATGTGAATGTAACAATTCTTTGGCGCATGTTACGTAGTGGTGTTCCGATAAAAGTAGAGTCCATCTCGATATGCTATCCAAGTTCAATGCAATGCAAGTTGAGGCAGGCCGTTGACTATATTTTGATCGATCTCACAAAAAAAGCTAGCTGAGAGAAAAAGAACAGCGTACAGAGAGCCAATGCAGgggaaaaaaacaaagagaaaaactGCTATACTCGAAGTCACCAAAAGAAGTGCTCTTTCTGTTAGAGCAGGGTTAATAACCCAGCCCACCAGCCGGCTGCGAACGCACACAGCGCCCGCTTCTGCGCCCCCGGCCGGCTGCGTGCGAGCGGTTCCTTATATCTGGGCCCACAAGATGGGAACGATCCGCCCGCTTCAACCGGCGGTAAGTGGAGcgccgagtttttttttctctctccacgtAGAATTCAGCTTGCTATAATATTTTCTCTTAGCTAGTATGCGTCTTTTAGGGAGGAAATAAGTGGTTTTTTCCCGTAATTATTTTTCCTCCCATAAAAATCAAGGGCTAAGATTTATTTAACAATCTTACCTCTTAAGATTTATTTAACAATCTTACCTCTTAAGATTTATTTAGCCGATAGAGTGTGAGAACTAGTTTATTTACTCGGGCTCTTGCCGTACTAAAAAGAGGTGGGCATGAAACATTCAAGCCATCAATGATATGTGTTATTTGTCCTTATCCAAATCCGTTTACATACGCAGTAATACAAGATCATTATGTACTGACAAAAAAAATTGCTGGTCAAATGCCCCTCCACAACTCAAATGGAAGAAATCTTCCTTGATAAATAACCAAAACCAAGACACAATTCAAAAGGCAAGGAATCTGTTACTTCGCCTCACTCGACCGAATCAGTAAACTAGCAATTCAAAGATTGCGGGGCGCCAGTACGGAAAAGATGATTTTGGGCCAGTTTCGAAAGGACCCGGCCCGGCGATCAATGGGGCGGGCTGTAGTAGCTGTAGGCGCTGTAGAAGGTCTGCATGGTGGTGAGCAGGAGCAGGAacacggcggcgacgacggagaCGATCGCCCACGGATTGCTGAAGTAGTTGTGCTTCAGGCTGGCCACCCACGTGCTCCACTTGTGCTCGTAGTACCTGTTCACCTGGTCCGACAGCCCGGAGAGGTAGCTGTCGTTGATGTCGAACACCACCTCGTCGCAGAGGCGGTTGAAGAGGTCGGCCACCTCGGCGTCGCTGCCGAGCCAGTGCTCGATGATGCCGCGGTCGTGCAGGTACTTGACGTCCTCCGCCGAGTTGATGAGGTTGTCCATGAAGATGGCGTAGGAGGTGATGTTGTTGCCGCCCGGGGTGGCGATGTCCATGTGGCACTGCTCGAACGCGATCAGGTTCAGGAACAGCGACTTGGTGCCGTCGTAGATGAGGATGCGCGGGATCTGGAGCACGCCGTCGTCGAACTTGATGTCCCAGAACCGGTCCGTGTTGTGCCGCCGGCACCGGATGCCGGCCTCCCGGAGCTCCGACACGCAGTGCACGAACTGCTGCCGCCGCTTGTCGGCCACGCGGCGCAGCCCGGACCACTTCTTGAGCCAGAGCCGCGCGGGGGGAGGCGGCATGGGCTGCAGCCCGGCGCGCAGGAGGCTGCGCCGGAACACGTCGAGGCAGTGGAGCATGGGGTCGGACAGCGGGtcgaacgccgccgcggcctcggcggcgccgaTGGACAACTCCAGCTTGGACCGGTCCTTGCGGAGCAGCGGCGCGTCGGTGGGCATGAGCGGGTCGAAGAAGCGCACGGCGAGGCTGGCGACGGCGCCCGTCTGCTCCGGGTGGCCGAGCTGGATCCCGAGCAGGAGGTCCAGCACGAAGAGCGGGATCTGGTTCTCGAGCAGGATCATGTCGTTGCGCACGGCGTGCATCGCGCCGCTCATGGCGAAGATGGGGTCGTGCCGCGAGTAGCCCAGGTCGTCGACGAACCCCTTCCCGCCGTCCAGCGCGCCGCGGAAGAGCTCCAGCACGAAGGTCCCGTCCAGGACGAGGCACTCGGCGAGCTCATTGCTCCCCATCCTGGCGGCGCGGCCCTCGTAGCAGGCGCGCACCCGGTCCTCCAGCGCGCGCACGGCGCCGAGGTACGCCGTCACGTCGTGGCCCGCGCGCTTGAGCACGTGGTGCAGCGCGCGCCACTTGTGGCGGTCCATCTCGCgcaggcggcgccggccgtgGTGGAGCGGGCCGATGGACACCGCCTGCGGCGTGTAGGCGcgctcgtcgccgtcgcggagGCACCTCGGGACGCGGTACACGGAGAGGCGCGCCCAGGGGCACGCCGCCTCCTCGGCGCGCGCCTGCGCCAGCTTCCCGCGGATGGAGATCACCCATTCCGAGTCCTGCGGCTTGGGGCTGTGCGCCGGGGACTGCGCCCGCGACCGGGGCGCCCGCTCCTGCTCCGGCTGGcgctggagcggcggcggcggcggcggcggcgcggcgccgttcgtgagcggcagcggcaggccccgctgctgctgctcctgcggcggcggcggggacttcTGGAGGTTGGCGTCGACGGCCTCCCTGAGCTTGATGGTGATGAGGTACCAGCTCAGCACGTCCTTGTTGAAGACGGCGACCATCGGTGGCGGCGGGACgggaggctcggctcggctggcCGGAGGGGGTGTGACCGTGCAGCGTCTCGTCGCGTGGCCGCCAAGTTGGGCTGGTGCCGGGCCCGGGACGGGGAGAGCAGGCGAGGGCGCACGGCAAGGCAATGATGTGCTGATGGTGATCGGGATGTGGATGTGCACAAGTCTGTCTCTCCTGTTGCGTCTATGCTTAAAAAACTCCGACCTGAACGTGTAAACAAACACAAGAAATGGATCTCATTTGTCCAACAAATTATCTAAGCGCGCTATTACGTCTCACAATCCACACACAGCGTCGCCACAAGAAAGAGCCTTCTGAATTTTCTGATGGTCCCTTCGTTAGTCATTGCGCCTGCGTTCTTCTTCCTCGCACCCTCTGCCGCTCTGATCTCCTGCTCGCTGTTCTTTACCCGAACGACCTCGTCGTCGTCTTGCTGTCAACAAGAATGGATGATACGCCATTCCTCCAAACAAAAGCGAAGCTTTCTGCGCAGGTAGTGCGGAATCGGATGCTCGCTGATTCCTAGCTGTTGCAGCATGGGGGCGTGCGCGTGTCGGGATCCGGGAGCGCCGGGCATTCGGAGCTAGTAGCGGGGTGCACGACGCCCTCCCTGCCACCGAATCGAAGCGGCAGAAGAGACGAGCCTACTTGATGGTATCCTAAGACCAGTCTCGGTGCAAAAATCATATGAATATCATAGTTATTAAATACTATGATATATTAGTAAAATTGCTGATTTGTCAACAGAGTTAAGAGGAGAGATTATCTGAGTAATCACCATGACCCTCTCGTAGTACGGTTGTCAAAGCCATGACACGAGAATGACACTCTCATTGAGAATGGTCTTTGTTGAGTTCTAATACATTTGATCATACAACCATTGCACTATTTTAATGTTGTAAGGTGTTTATAAAAATATGTCATAACACTGTACACTAAAAGTGACTATGTCATTTTAATATCAAACTTATGTGGCATTTTTAGCAACTGTGTGCGATGACACCTCCCTAAGACTGGACCTAACGCGCACGCCCCAGTGCCCCACCCGGCAGCTGCGGAGGAGAACGCTGTGATTGCCGCCACCAGCCAGCACGTTGGCCGGCAGGCTCATCAGTAATCAGTGCCTCATCAGTGGTGCCGGGCTTCCGGCGTCCTGCGTTGCGTGCGGTGACTTGGCACGAACGCCGCcaggtggctggaggctggaccATAATTGCCTCCTGCTCCTTGGATCGCTGTCAACCGGCAATAATTTTTTTAGGGGGTACCGGCATAAGTAGCCATATGACCTTGCTTTTGGATGAAAAATCATTTTGCAAATTGAAAAACAAGTTAAATGTCATTTACTtttcaaatgtggcttgaaatcTAGTGCATGTACTATTTAGTTTTCttatgcatcttttggtttgtaTTTCTACcattttttggtgcatttttgaGCTACTTTTAATTTTACAATGATCTTGTGTGTTTTATCAAATTTTTTTGATACAACATGTTTTTATTGCTTAATGGATGGTATTCATGCTGATTTTACAATTTTTGGAAGTAtttatgagcaatgatcccaaattcaaattcaactcGAGAACTTTCACTGGAATTTTGGGCTGTCTGGAAAGTGTAATGCGGACAATCCGCAGGTAAGAGGCGGACAGTCTGCAAGTGTGAAGGATTTTAGtcagaggctctgcagaaacGGTGTTGGCAGCTGGAATGTAAGGAGGACGGTTCGCTCCATatctgcggacggtccgcatggGTTCGGTTACACCGGAATAGGGGCATCAGCACATTGATTTAACTGCGACATGGCACTTGCGGACGATCCGCCTAGGTCACGCAGACGGTCCGCTACTGGCGTCGGTCAATCCGATAAGCATCGGTTACTCCGATGTGCAGTAAGTGGAACAAAAGGTGCCAACAGGGCacttgcggacggtccgctaggggactgcggacagtccgccacagCGGATTTCGAGCGGGCCCAGGAAGCCGAAGGCTTTTATGCATGTGTTTCAAGAAAGTGGTTATCTAAAGGACATCAAAGAGATGCTTAGTTGAAGCCATCTAATGGGTTgatcaagaaaagaaaacaacatCCAAATAGAGAGATATTCATGATAATTCAAGTGatattcaaatggtattctctCAAGCAAGCAAAgatcaaaaagaagaagcaagccAACCCCAACAAGatagtgcacttgatcataaATAATTCTCAATTCATATGGGTGAAAGCATGGTACTCATATTGGCATTCtttgtcttcaccaagctattataattggacttcatgatgctagttggagaACTAAATTGGAATataatgactatcctctactccaacatagcaaggtgaaatttcttgacatatgcattcatactatgctaaggacatgattagtgcatatagtcatatatagtgatcattcatgaaaaataaaataattttaaatgtcttatgatgccactattgcttctatgcttgatatgatttagtggtaacatatgacatattcatgagctagtaaacccaagtagttgatctagaaaatgagctttcaagtgtttaactcaacattgtcaagataacccttagaatgaggtgtgaagaagcttgtcattggttcaaaccgagttgaattatttgggcaagtagtctagatcaagtcaaagagaaagaagctcatggaaacaatctagttcaagaattgattatcaatgtcaaattcaacaaagtGGTCTATCAAgattttacaagtgatactagattcaacaaaaggtatatcattgtatctctacaagtgatatacatggtcatacaagtggtattcattcaagaagatctagtgcaacaatggtggttccacaagtgatcctcaactttaagtgatcaattcaaatcaagaaagctaccctcatcaagaagagctcaagattcaagtagattgacaaacactttgacatagggggaggagccccactacaaagTATCGATATCAAGAATCCTACTAGtgtcctacatgtggcatttcaaggtggtcttcatgcttccacatgttgttgttacaagtggtgtcaattccaatcaacttgaaagtgtccatcaaaaatgaaaattcaagactcaaccatctacccaagtccaactctttgtatcaaaccacaagcacttcatatgattgcctacaaggggtattcaagtggtaaccctacaAGTACAAGAGCTACAACTTCAAGTGctagccattgatcttcacatggcaaatttcatgtggtttcggccctttttatggtcattgatgacaaagggggagaggaatgaacaaagatatgaattatccttggatgacaaagggggagatgagatgagagtgcgatcatggacatggatcaagaggagcaatattgaggaggatcaatattcttagacaagaggagcacacaagtagagggagcaagctcatgaacttggttgtttgcatttgatatgtgcatattcatgtgcttgcttgcatttgcataaattttaaaatttatatatgcattgcttgtgtgtgatgtatgctagtcatagaacttgattgatgatttgataactagcatgcatagattgtagctagacatttttttttacaagtgaatcaaaagccttgctaatattgttaatctcatgaggtatcttgagtttttgatgaatgtctagttactcattgatgctaagtaatgaacttcaaggatgcaactcaaattggtatcacgcttcaaaggtttatcctatatacctcAGCATCACTTggtagtgataacaatcccacaaatttcatatttatgcatgtgtgtgagtttaaaaccaaatctcttgagcacacatgtagggg
This sequence is a window from Panicum virgatum strain AP13 chromosome 7K, P.virgatum_v5, whole genome shotgun sequence. Protein-coding genes within it:
- the LOC120642415 gene encoding UPF0481 protein At3g47200-like — translated: MVAVFNKDVLSWYLITIKLREAVDANLQKSPPPPQEQQQRGLPLPLTNGAAPPPPPPPLQRQPEQERAPRSRAQSPAHSPKPQDSEWVISIRGKLAQARAEEAACPWARLSVYRVPRCLRDGDERAYTPQAVSIGPLHHGRRRLREMDRHKWRALHHVLKRAGHDVTAYLGAVRALEDRVRACYEGRAARMGSNELAECLVLDGTFVLELFRGALDGGKGFVDDLGYSRHDPIFAMSGAMHAVRNDMILLENQIPLFVLDLLLGIQLGHPEQTGAVASLAVRFFDPLMPTDAPLLRKDRSKLELSIGAAEAAAAFDPLSDPMLHCLDVFRRSLLRAGLQPMPPPPARLWLKKWSGLRRVADKRRQQFVHCVSELREAGIRCRRHNTDRFWDIKFDDGVLQIPRILIYDGTKSLFLNLIAFEQCHMDIATPGGNNITSYAIFMDNLINSAEDVKYLHDRGIIEHWLGSDAEVADLFNRLCDEVVFDINDSYLSGLSDQVNRYYEHKWSTWVASLKHNYFSNPWAIVSVVAAVFLLLLTTMQTFYSAYSYYSPPH